A region from the Simiduia sp. 21SJ11W-1 genome encodes:
- a CDS encoding PepSY domain-containing protein: MFKQKLSGWVKPALKAHHWLGIFLGALLYAICLSGTLAVFYEEIERWEQPLAEPYEAVDPAAAERGFNRWFGAMSEPEDHLYLVFPSDALPMMKVADSQAGYYLTESGGQGPRAYDDFSHLITGLHINLHLPQRVGMIMVSAAGALLVGLIISGFLAHPSILRDAFRLRVNKSYQLRQVDLHNRLSVWGSPFYLMIAVTGAYFGGALLVMSVYAQVFYGGDQEKIIEQAFGAEPQITQTVAAPEIAKAYTQLAELSPEGKPLFMILHDAGTESAFMEFFVQQPGRLIYSENFSFDLAGNFIQRDGFSDGPAAKQVIYSVYRLHFGHFGGLWVKVLYVLLGLGLTVVSVSGINIWLAKRGRADAMDRLWAGFVWGLPLALALSAPVQVLLHGPGVWVFGLSLLALCVASWHQRDALTVKRRYQGALGSVLVALLGGYVLAFGGAAFSGGVLAVNLVLLLLALALLKTSRKPLQVDSAPATKRTALDIAT, translated from the coding sequence CCATTTGTTTATCCGGCACCTTGGCGGTATTTTACGAAGAGATCGAACGCTGGGAGCAGCCCTTGGCCGAGCCCTATGAAGCGGTAGATCCGGCGGCTGCCGAGCGCGGCTTTAATCGCTGGTTTGGCGCCATGAGTGAGCCGGAAGATCACCTCTACCTGGTGTTTCCCTCAGACGCTCTGCCCATGATGAAAGTGGCAGACAGCCAGGCCGGTTACTACCTCACCGAAAGTGGCGGGCAGGGCCCCCGCGCCTATGATGACTTCTCCCATTTAATTACCGGCCTGCACATCAATCTGCACCTGCCGCAGCGCGTTGGCATGATTATGGTCAGCGCAGCCGGCGCTTTGCTTGTGGGTTTGATTATTTCGGGCTTTTTGGCGCACCCCAGCATTTTGCGCGATGCGTTTCGGTTGCGCGTAAATAAAAGCTACCAGTTAAGGCAGGTGGATCTGCACAACCGGTTAAGTGTGTGGGGCAGCCCCTTTTATTTGATGATTGCCGTAACCGGTGCCTATTTTGGTGGTGCATTGTTGGTGATGAGTGTGTACGCCCAGGTTTTTTACGGTGGCGATCAGGAAAAGATTATTGAACAGGCCTTTGGTGCCGAACCCCAAATCACACAAACCGTTGCTGCGCCGGAAATTGCCAAGGCCTACACCCAATTGGCAGAGCTTTCGCCCGAGGGTAAACCGCTGTTTATGATTTTGCACGACGCCGGTACCGAAAGCGCCTTCATGGAGTTTTTTGTGCAGCAGCCGGGCCGGTTGATCTATTCAGAAAACTTTTCCTTTGATTTGGCGGGCAATTTTATTCAGCGCGATGGCTTTTCCGATGGGCCGGCCGCCAAGCAAGTGATCTACTCGGTTTATCGCCTGCACTTTGGTCACTTTGGCGGCCTGTGGGTAAAAGTGTTGTACGTGTTGCTGGGGCTGGGGCTCACGGTGGTGTCTGTTTCCGGTATTAACATTTGGCTTGCCAAGCGCGGGCGCGCCGACGCGATGGATCGCTTATGGGCGGGTTTCGTGTGGGGGCTGCCACTGGCCTTGGCATTGAGTGCGCCGGTGCAGGTGCTATTGCACGGGCCAGGCGTGTGGGTATTTGGGCTGAGTTTATTGGCTTTGTGTGTGGCCAGCTGGCACCAGCGCGATGCGCTGACTGTTAAGCGCCGTTATCAGGGGGCTTTGGGTTCGGTATTGGTTGCATTGCTGGGCGGGTATGTCTTGGCCTTTGGTGGTGCGGCGTTTTCCGGTGGGGTGCTGGCTGTTAACCTTGTGCTACTTTTGCTGGCACTGGCGTTACTCAAAACTTCACGCAAACCCCTGCAGGTAGATTCCGCGCCCGCGACAAAGCGCACAGCCCTAGACATTGCCACGTAA
- a CDS encoding Fis family transcriptional regulator → MRKTHKKIDNAIRIALTGVCESALKKVDGFQWLTHLVDYGNFPQILAVVCIFENEFSVTKLAQSGQQPFEQAIISALNTINIPISVHQITFTTEHQWRAQH, encoded by the coding sequence ATGCGAAAAACCCATAAGAAAATAGACAACGCCATTCGCATCGCGCTCACCGGAGTGTGCGAATCGGCGCTCAAAAAGGTTGACGGGTTTCAGTGGCTAACCCACCTCGTAGACTACGGGAACTTCCCCCAAATCCTGGCCGTGGTTTGCATTTTCGAAAACGAATTCTCTGTTACAAAACTCGCGCAATCAGGCCAACAACCCTTTGAACAAGCCATCATAAGTGCACTAAACACCATCAACATACCCATTAGCGTGCACCAAATTACGTTCACCACCGAGCACCAATGGCGCGCGCAACACTAA
- the ilvB gene encoding biosynthetic-type acetolactate synthase large subunit, translating into MSNHPVDNVTYANKGTVTGGAITDIIESQRKGALRGAQLLAKAMQAEGVDLLFGYPGGANLEIFDVLAEFGIRCIRTEHEQGAVHAAQGYARATGRVGVCLATSGPGATNLVTGIADAMSDSIGIVCITGNVPSHLLGKNAFQEVDIVAVTRPITKRNYLVSRVTDIPEVVREGFALAGGRRPGPVLIDIPKDIQQHYPRDHEGNYTPPRVPAVIEPPEPAATGMTGNQLEQALRLLSEAERPVIYAGGGIVAAGAHSELLQLAERAQIPVTTTLMGHGCFPPAHPLALHTLGMHGAKYANTAINEADLVIAAGVRFDDRVTGKVSEFIKHGRIIHIDIDRDELNKNKDVTLPVCADIKLALEQLLAHCPSVTNRPWVTQVQQWKTAWPYPQPECDAISPQFAINLLSEITKGEAIVSLGVGQHQMWAMQHYQSTRTRAFLSSSGFGTMGYGLPAAIGAKAAFPERTVIDIDGDGSLNMTVHELATCHRFKLGVKVVVINNQWLGMVRQWQDMIYNKNRAGSSLSDPLTRVKADNDMDIYPNFLAIAEGYRVRSERVLRKEDLPAAFERMLANPNEPYLLDVIVAREENVYPMIPAGGTYKDILMSDADLKTVQPQQQGSNI; encoded by the coding sequence ATGAGTAATCACCCCGTTGATAATGTTACCTACGCCAATAAAGGCACTGTTACCGGCGGCGCGATTACCGACATTATTGAAAGCCAGCGCAAAGGCGCATTGCGCGGCGCACAGTTGCTGGCCAAGGCGATGCAGGCTGAGGGGGTAGACCTGCTGTTTGGCTACCCGGGTGGCGCCAACCTGGAAATCTTCGACGTGCTGGCTGAATTTGGCATCCGCTGCATTCGCACCGAACACGAGCAAGGCGCGGTGCACGCAGCCCAAGGCTACGCCCGCGCCACAGGCCGCGTGGGCGTGTGCCTGGCAACCTCAGGGCCAGGCGCCACCAATCTTGTTACCGGCATTGCCGATGCCATGAGCGATTCCATTGGCATTGTGTGCATTACCGGCAACGTGCCCTCGCACCTGTTGGGTAAAAATGCCTTCCAGGAGGTGGATATCGTGGCGGTTACCCGCCCCATCACCAAGCGCAATTACCTGGTAAGCCGCGTCACCGACATCCCCGAAGTGGTGCGCGAAGGCTTTGCCCTGGCAGGCGGGCGCAGGCCGGGGCCTGTGTTGATTGATATCCCCAAAGACATCCAGCAACACTACCCGCGCGATCACGAGGGCAACTACACGCCCCCCAGAGTGCCGGCGGTAATTGAACCACCGGAGCCCGCCGCCACAGGCATGACCGGCAACCAGCTCGAACAGGCGCTGCGCTTGTTGAGTGAAGCCGAGCGCCCGGTTATCTACGCAGGCGGCGGCATAGTGGCAGCCGGTGCGCACAGTGAATTACTGCAGCTGGCAGAGCGCGCACAGATTCCGGTTACCACCACGTTGATGGGCCACGGCTGCTTTCCGCCCGCGCACCCATTGGCACTGCATACCCTGGGCATGCACGGGGCGAAATACGCCAATACCGCCATCAATGAAGCAGATCTGGTGATCGCCGCCGGCGTGCGTTTTGATGACCGCGTAACCGGTAAGGTGAGCGAGTTCATCAAGCACGGGCGCATCATTCACATCGACATAGACCGCGACGAACTCAACAAAAACAAAGACGTTACCCTGCCCGTATGCGCCGACATCAAACTGGCACTGGAGCAATTGCTGGCCCATTGCCCGTCAGTCACCAACCGACCCTGGGTGACACAAGTACAACAGTGGAAAACAGCCTGGCCCTACCCGCAGCCTGAATGCGACGCAATCAGCCCGCAGTTTGCGATCAACCTGCTTTCAGAAATAACCAAGGGCGAGGCCATTGTGAGCCTGGGTGTAGGCCAGCACCAGATGTGGGCCATGCAGCACTACCAAAGCACGCGTACGCGCGCGTTCTTAAGCAGCTCGGGCTTTGGCACCATGGGTTACGGCCTGCCCGCGGCCATTGGCGCCAAGGCCGCCTTCCCCGAGCGTACAGTAATCGACATCGACGGCGATGGCTCGCTCAACATGACAGTGCACGAATTGGCCACCTGCCACCGTTTCAAACTGGGCGTCAAAGTGGTGGTGATCAACAACCAGTGGTTGGGCATGGTGCGCCAGTGGCAAGACATGATTTACAACAAAAACCGCGCAGGCTCCTCGCTCTCTGACCCGCTGACGCGCGTTAAAGCCGATAACGATATGGATATTTATCCGAACTTTCTGGCCATTGCCGAAGGCTACCGGGTGAGATCTGAACGGGTGCTGCGCAAAGAAGACCTGCCCGCCGCCTTCGAGCGGATGCTGGCCAATCCCAATGAGCCTTACCTGCTGGATGTGATTGTGGCGCGTGAAGAAAACGTCTACCCCATGATTCCCGCCGGTGGCACCTACAAAGACATTTTAATGTCTGATGCCGATCTCAAAACCGTGCAGCCCCAACAACAAGGCAGTAACATCTAA
- a CDS encoding YEATS-associated helix-containing protein, with amino-acid sequence MANHIFILAFVMLFAGVFGGLINFYQMNQNDNDPASLPRCIVMGVGAAFLVPVILNLVNSDLIMEIQGDPSRLLIYTGYCLIAAVASRIVIVNMGERILREAAQARAISDNVHHDLRMMQEELMPLIATETEQDPEADGNQGPLEAEIELDVTSAKVLKTLGRGRYIFRSMAGLCHEASADETTMAKTLNVLVARNLAGKVSGSKGVRWYVTEKGRRVMDMIV; translated from the coding sequence ATGGCCAACCACATCTTTATACTGGCATTTGTCATGTTGTTCGCAGGGGTATTCGGCGGACTCATCAACTTTTATCAAATGAATCAAAACGACAACGACCCAGCCAGCCTGCCGCGCTGCATTGTGATGGGCGTGGGGGCGGCCTTTTTGGTGCCGGTTATTTTGAATCTGGTGAACAGCGATCTGATCATGGAGATTCAGGGTGATCCATCGCGGCTTTTGATTTACACCGGTTACTGCCTGATTGCGGCGGTGGCCTCGCGCATTGTTATCGTGAACATGGGCGAGCGCATCTTGCGTGAAGCAGCCCAGGCGCGCGCTATTTCAGACAACGTGCATCACGACCTGCGCATGATGCAAGAAGAGCTGATGCCGCTGATTGCCACCGAAACCGAGCAAGACCCAGAGGCCGATGGCAACCAAGGCCCGCTGGAGGCGGAAATCGAGCTGGATGTCACCTCCGCCAAGGTGCTTAAAACCTTGGGGCGCGGGCGCTATATTTTCCGCTCTATGGCAGGCCTGTGTCACGAGGCCAGTGCCGATGAAACCACCATGGCCAAAACCCTGAACGTGCTGGTTGCGCGCAACCTGGCGGGCAAGGTGAGCGGCTCCAAGGGCGTGCGCTGGTATGTCACCGAAAAAGGCCGGCGCGTGATGGACATGATTGTCTGA
- a CDS encoding VWA domain-containing protein — protein MNRLSVIWVWLLVLCAPAAIAQVSSPAPDGALVAEQADVRVIIDISGSMKQNDPENLRRPALDLLIKMIPEGSKAGVWTFGQYVNMLVPHREVNDQWRKDAAAKVQQVNSVGLFTNIGGALERANKDGGPPEPGFNTNIILLTDGMVDVSRNPEENAREWRRIVDEVLPSLKGQKVKIHTVALSDNADGELMNALSLGTDGVAAVANNASELTKIFMRALAQSAPADEVALDENKFLVDSSIEEFTALIFRAKPEQQTELLSPDQKFYKANTKDPYIAWHRASDHDLITIKQPIEGEWLVRADLDPDSKITIVTNLKLLVKPMANNLFEGQATELQFLLQDKGKTISDARFLRLLNIKAALLKGEQSLWAETLSDALPPGDGIYRRTLDQFEDEGRYLLRLNVDGKSFSREFTHHLAVRPPFQVERERQGNGDQLISVSANGQTLDKARTVVVAKVREPSGRSSIQPLVLSPTDQWELRLSPAEEGEYEIDLRVSAIDSEGAKFDHHPAPIAFTHPEGADPFKGEPKHAVAPAPTPESTPELQQEPTPEPTQASSQEPEAEPVANPEPAADTKKWVLYGALAVGNLLILGLAYFAWRMVMGGKKSEDDDLDEAGLEQEMAAEEQAQAAASDEPKLDDLTELPMADDLGDGAVDLESETAADELADIDVSDNAPEFTLDDLAPAKDDDPDESSDAGDDLPKP, from the coding sequence ATGAACAGGTTGTCGGTGATATGGGTGTGGCTGCTGGTGCTGTGTGCACCGGCGGCAATTGCCCAGGTTAGTAGCCCAGCGCCCGATGGGGCGCTGGTAGCCGAACAGGCCGATGTGCGGGTTATCATCGATATCTCTGGCAGCATGAAGCAAAACGACCCGGAAAATCTCCGGCGCCCGGCGTTGGATCTGCTCATTAAAATGATCCCCGAGGGCAGCAAGGCGGGGGTGTGGACCTTCGGCCAATACGTCAACATGCTGGTGCCGCACCGGGAAGTAAACGACCAATGGCGCAAAGACGCGGCGGCCAAGGTGCAGCAGGTGAATTCCGTTGGCCTGTTCACCAACATTGGCGGTGCGCTTGAGCGGGCCAATAAAGATGGCGGCCCGCCAGAGCCCGGCTTTAATACCAATATTATTTTGCTCACCGATGGCATGGTGGATGTCTCCCGCAACCCGGAAGAAAACGCCCGCGAGTGGCGCCGCATTGTGGATGAAGTCTTGCCCTCCCTTAAGGGGCAAAAGGTAAAAATTCACACAGTGGCACTTTCTGATAACGCCGACGGCGAGCTGATGAATGCATTGTCTTTGGGTACCGACGGCGTGGCCGCGGTGGCCAATAATGCCAGCGAACTCACCAAAATTTTCATGCGCGCATTGGCGCAATCGGCACCCGCCGATGAAGTGGCGCTGGATGAAAACAAATTCCTGGTAGATTCCAGCATTGAAGAGTTTACCGCGCTGATTTTTCGCGCCAAACCCGAGCAGCAAACAGAGCTGCTCTCGCCTGATCAAAAGTTTTACAAGGCCAATACAAAAGACCCTTATATCGCCTGGCACCGGGCTTCCGACCACGACCTGATAACCATCAAACAGCCCATTGAGGGTGAGTGGCTGGTGCGTGCCGATTTAGATCCAGACAGCAAAATCACCATAGTTACCAACTTGAAGCTGTTGGTAAAACCCATGGCCAACAATTTGTTTGAAGGCCAAGCCACAGAGCTGCAATTTTTGCTGCAGGATAAAGGCAAAACCATCAGTGATGCGCGGTTTCTACGGTTGTTAAACATCAAGGCTGCGCTGCTTAAGGGCGAGCAATCGCTGTGGGCGGAAACCCTGTCTGATGCGCTACCCCCGGGCGATGGCATTTACCGCCGTACCCTTGATCAATTTGAGGACGAGGGCCGCTACCTTTTGCGCCTGAATGTGGATGGCAAAAGTTTTAGCCGTGAATTCACACACCACCTGGCAGTGCGGCCGCCATTTCAGGTTGAGCGTGAGCGCCAGGGCAACGGAGATCAACTCATTAGCGTGAGCGCCAATGGCCAAACCCTTGATAAGGCGCGCACGGTGGTGGTGGCGAAAGTGCGTGAGCCGAGCGGGCGCTCCAGTATTCAGCCGCTGGTGTTAAGCCCCACTGATCAATGGGAGCTGCGTTTAAGCCCCGCAGAGGAAGGGGAGTACGAAATCGATTTGCGCGTCAGCGCAATAGATTCCGAAGGTGCCAAGTTTGATCATCACCCTGCGCCCATCGCGTTTACCCACCCAGAAGGTGCAGACCCATTTAAAGGAGAGCCAAAGCACGCCGTTGCACCTGCGCCCACACCCGAATCCACGCCCGAACTCCAACAAGAGCCCACACCCGAGCCCACACAGGCGTCTTCCCAGGAGCCCGAAGCCGAGCCCGTAGCTAACCCCGAGCCTGCCGCCGATACCAAAAAATGGGTGCTATACGGCGCACTGGCCGTTGGCAACCTGCTGATTTTGGGCCTTGCCTACTTTGCCTGGCGCATGGTGATGGGCGGCAAAAAATCAGAAGATGATGATCTGGATGAAGCTGGCCTTGAGCAAGAAATGGCGGCCGAAGAGCAAGCGCAGGCCGCTGCATCCGATGAGCCGAAGCTCGACGATTTAACCGAGCTACCCATGGCCGATGACCTAGGCGATGGGGCTGTGGATCTGGAAAGTGAAACCGCAGCCGATGAGCTTGCCGATATTGATGTATCTGACAACGCGCCGGAATTTACCCTGGATGATTTGGCGCCCGCCAAAGATGATGACCCGGATGAAAGCAGCGATGCAGGCGATGACCTGCCAAAACCCTAA
- a CDS encoding beta-lactamase hydrolase domain-containing protein — translation MKLKYWILGAGSALLMAAAALAGAQEAKASKAQLAQGVANFHSHSPSLATGGLVKPEALAALKAAGFTQIIDLRTQEEGVAGEQTAAEALGLEWHHLPTAGELPSAERLAEFGALLQNGKTLVHCRSGNRVGMTWALWQISQGKDVESALAEARAMGMKAGFESAIRAQVKAAASEH, via the coding sequence ATGAAACTCAAATACTGGATTTTAGGGGCGGGTAGCGCGCTTTTGATGGCAGCGGCAGCCTTGGCTGGCGCCCAAGAGGCTAAGGCTAGCAAAGCCCAGCTGGCCCAAGGTGTAGCGAATTTTCATAGCCATTCGCCAAGCCTGGCAACAGGCGGGCTGGTGAAGCCCGAGGCGCTGGCTGCACTCAAGGCTGCAGGTTTTACCCAAATCATCGATTTACGCACGCAAGAAGAGGGCGTGGCAGGCGAGCAGACGGCAGCAGAAGCCTTGGGCCTTGAGTGGCACCACCTGCCCACTGCGGGCGAGTTGCCCAGTGCCGAGCGTTTGGCCGAGTTTGGCGCTTTGCTGCAAAACGGCAAAACCCTGGTGCACTGCCGCTCGGGCAACCGCGTGGGCATGACCTGGGCGCTCTGGCAAATTTCACAAGGCAAAGATGTTGAAAGCGCACTTGCCGAAGCTCGGGCAATGGGCATGAAAGCGGGCTTTGAATCAGCAATTCGCGCCCAGGTAAAGGCGGCCGCCAGTGAGCACTGA